The window TCTCGTAAGCGCAAGCTCCTCGACAAGCAGAAGGAGGGTAAGCGCAAGATGAAGAACATCGGCAACGTATCCATTCCGCCCGACGCCTTCATCAAGGTGTTGAAGAACGACTAGTGAGTAGGAGCGAGCTTGCTCGCGATTATTTCTCGTTTCAGTTGGTTTCTTTCGCGACCAAGGTCGCTCCTACTTGTTTTTTTCGCTCGCGGGATCGAAGCGGGCTGGCCAGTGTCTGGCTTTCCTCAAGCGAAGCCCTATGTTCTCCTTGTTTAAATCCGAATCCACCAAGTTGCGGGAAACCGCCAAGAACTGGCTCTACCACGCGGGTAAGGTCTACCACTTTCGCAAGGACCGCTTGAGCGATTCCGACGTTTCCGAGCTGCTGCGGAGGAGCGAAGAGGTGAAGGCTGGCATGAAGGACAAGTCGGAGTCGTCCGACAACCGCTTGCGCTCCTCCATCGAATCCTTGAAGGAGCACATGGAGCAGGTGGGAGGGAACTACTATCCGCGCGGCTCCATGGCGGAGAACGTGGAGTTCTTCTTCGCGGCCCTTATCATCTACGTCGGCTTCACTACCTTTTTCATCAAGCCCTTCAAGATTCCGACCAATTCGATGTGGCCCAGCTACTACGGAATGACGGGCGAGGTTTACGCGGACGAGGACGAGAAGCCGAACGCCATCGAAAAGGCCTTCCGCTTCGTGGCCTTCGGGGCGAAGCACTACGAGGTGGAGGCTCCTGCTAGCGGCGAGTTGCTGATTCCTATGGTCAAGACCGGCAGCGGATCCTATCGACTCTTCGAGCGGCCCGCTAACGTGAAACGCTATTTCGTCATGAACGCTCCCGGCGTGGAGCGGGTGCTCTACGTGGGCAAGGAAAGCGTTTCCTTCAAGTACCCGGCGGATTTCAACATGGACCGCCAAGTCTTGCTGCCCTTGCAGGAAGCGGACGAGGAATCGCCCTTCGATCGCTTGTTGGAGCGGGGCAGCCTCAACCAGAATGCCTTTGCCGGCACGGCGAACGAGGTGGTCTACGACCCGCGCTCCGGACGCAACGTGAACGTGACGGTCCACCTGCTGCGCACGGGCCGTCAAGTCGAAGCAGGGGAGAGTCTGCTGTCCTTCGACCTGATGACCGGCGACCAGCTTTTCGTGGACCGCATGTCCTACCATTTCGTGTCACCAAAAGTTGGTGACGGCTTTGTCTTCAAGACGGACACCATCCCTTCAGTGGCCGAGGACAAGTTCTACATCAAGCGCTTGGTCGGCACCCCAGGAGACAGGGTTAAGATCGAAGGCACGACCTTGTACGTGAATGGGGAGCCGGCGACGGGATCGGTGGCGTTCGACAAGAATTCCAAGATGCAAGACAACTACGGGGGCTACACCACGATGAAGGGACGAGGTCCCTTAGCGGTCGATTTATCGACCGAGCAAACCGTGCCGGAGAGGCACTTCTTTGCCATCGGCGACAACAGCCACAATAGCTCGGACGGTCGCGTTTGGG of the Pelagicoccus enzymogenes genome contains:
- the lepB gene encoding signal peptidase I, with the protein product MFKSESTKLRETAKNWLYHAGKVYHFRKDRLSDSDVSELLRRSEEVKAGMKDKSESSDNRLRSSIESLKEHMEQVGGNYYPRGSMAENVEFFFAALIIYVGFTTFFIKPFKIPTNSMWPSYYGMTGEVYADEDEKPNAIEKAFRFVAFGAKHYEVEAPASGELLIPMVKTGSGSYRLFERPANVKRYFVMNAPGVERVLYVGKESVSFKYPADFNMDRQVLLPLQEADEESPFDRLLERGSLNQNAFAGTANEVVYDPRSGRNVNVTVHLLRTGRQVEAGESLLSFDLMTGDQLFVDRMSYHFVSPKVGDGFVFKTDTIPSVAEDKFYIKRLVGTPGDRVKIEGTTLYVNGEPATGSVAFDKNSKMQDNYGGYTTMKGRGPLAVDLSTEQTVPERHFFAIGDNSHNSSDGRVWGYVPPDAVVGRPVMIYYPFTKRFGLAQ